The Candidatus Sphingomonas colombiensis genome contains the following window.
CCAAACAAACCTCATTCATGGGCAAATTCAAGCGATATGACCGGCAGAATTGTCAAAAACGATGAAATCGACGTATTCGACGCTCGGATCATCGAGGCGTTGCGCGAAGATGGCCGCATGTCGGTGACGGAATTGGCGCGGCGGGTCGGCCTTTCCAAAACGCCGTGCCAGGTGCGGCTCAGACGGCTGCTCGACGATGGTTATATTCGGGGATTCCGCGCGATGATCGATCCCGCCAAACTCGGGCTGGATCATGTCGCCTTCGCCGAGGTGAAACTGTCGGACACGCGCGAAGCCGCGCTCGACGAATTCCGCCGCGCGGTGCTGAAGATTCCGGAGGTGGAGGAATGCCACATGATCGCGAGCAGCTTCGATTATCTGCTCAAGGTGCGCACGGCAGATATCCGTCGCTATCGCATCGTATTGGGCGAGCGGATTTCCAGCCTGCCGCATGTGGCGAGCACATCGACCTTCGTCGCGATGGAAACGATCCGCGACGCCACGATGTGAAGGTGATTTTTTTAGAAAACGGACGGGAATGGTGGAGCCGAGGGGGATCGAACCCCTGACCTTCGCAATGCCATTGCGACGCTCTCCCAGCTGAGCTACGGCCCCAAATTCCGTCCGGGAAGCGCCCCCTAGCGGGGCGCTGCGGGCTTGGCAAGCGGTGAAACACCGCTTGCCGAAAACCAATCAATTTTCTTCGTCGTCGCTCGACGTTTCGACGCCGAGATCGTCGTCGCCGCCGAGATCAACCTCGTCGTCGGCCGAAACCTCTTCGTCTTCGCCGGTGTCCAGATCTTCATCTTCGTCGGACCCGCCAGCGAGATCGCTGTCGGCCGGACCGGTGTTGGTCTTGGCTGCCTCGAACGGCAGCGGCTGCTTGGATTTCAGGATCGGCTCCGGCTCCCATGCATAGCCACAGGCGATGCACGTGACGGGGTCGTCCTTTTCGAGGTCATAGAAACGCGTCGCGCATTTCGGGCACGTACGCTTCGTGCCCCATTCCGGCTTGATCATGCCGTGCAGAACCTTTCGGATGGGTGTTTCAACAGGCCAGTCCCTGCGAAGTGGTGGGCGCCTTGCCATAGCACAACCCGGCTGGCAAGGCCGCGCGGACATGGCCCATACAGCTTCTCCGCAGCCAGTCACCGTCAACCCCGCCTCGGCGCTCGTCGGGCGCATCCGCGTGCCGGGCGACAAATCGATCAGCCACCGCTCGCTGATGCTCGCCGCGCTGGCGGTGGGCGAAAGCCGCGTCGAAGGGCTGCTGGAGGGCGAGGACGTGCTCGCCACCGCCGCCGCGATGCGCGCGATGGGCGCGGTATCGTGCGTGGCGACGACGGCATCTGGCGCATCAACGGCGTCGGGGTCGGCGGCCTGCTCCAGCCCGCAGGCCGCGCTCGACATGGGCAATTCGGGCACCTCGACCCGCCTGCTGATGGGGCTGGTCGCCAGCCATCCGATCACCGCGACCTTCACCGGCGACGCCTCGCTGTCCACGCGCCCGATGCAGCGGGTGATCGACCCGCTGTCGCAGATGGGCGCCGATTCACCCCCTCCCCCGGCGGCCGCCTGCCGTTGATGGTGCGCGGGCTCGCCCCGCCGGTGCCGATCACCTACACGCCTGCCCGTCGCCTCGGCGCAGGTGAAATCGGCGATCCTGCTCGCCGGCCTCAACACGCCCGGCATCACCCGCGTGATCGAGCCGGTCCGACGCGCGACCATAGCGAGCGCATGCTCGCGGATTCGGCGCGGCGACTCAACGTCGAGCGGTGCGCCGAGGGCCGGCTCATCTCGATCACCGGCGAGGCCGAACTGAAGCCGCAATCGATCGTCGTGCCCGGCGACCCCTCCTCCGCCGCTTTCTGGCTGGTCGCCGCGCTCGATCGTGCCGGGCAGCGACGTGGTGGTCGAGAATGTCGGCATGAACCCGACCCGCAGCGGGATCGTCACCGCGCTGCGCCTGATGGGCGCGACATCACCGAGATCTGAACGCGCGCGACGTCGGCGGCGAGCCGGTCGCGGACCTGCTGCGTGCGCCACGCCGCGCTCAAGGGCATCGAGGTGCCGCACGATCTCGCGCCGTCGATGATCGACGAATATCCCGCGCTGTTCGTCGCCGCCGCTCTTGCGCGAGGGCGCACCGATCGCGCGCGGGGCGGACGAATTGCGCGTCAAGGAATCCGATCGCATCGCGGTGCAATGAAGGTAGCGCCTTGGTCGCCAACGGCGTCTCGCTCATCGAGCATGAGGACGGCCTGTCGATCGACGGCACCGGCGGCGATCCGATCCCCGGCGGCGCTCGCGTATCGCCTCGAAACTCGATCACCGCATCGCAATGAGCATGGCGGTCGCTGGACTCCACGCCCGTCAGCGGCCGTGATGATCGACGACGCCGCGCCGGTCAGGACGAGCTTCCCGACCTTCTTCGCGCTGCTCGAATCGCTCGGGGGGAAGCGTCGCGTGGAGCTGATCGATCAGCCGGCTGCTGCTCGCCGGGGGGCTGGCGACGCTGCTGCCGATGCCGGCGATAGCGCGCGGACTGACGAGCTATCCGGCACCCACCCGCGAGGAGATGGTCCCGGTCGAAGGCGGCCGCATCTATGTCCGCGTCAACGGTGACCTCAGCCGCCGCCCACCGCTCCTGATGATCCACGGCGGCCCCGGCGGCACGCACGACGCACTACTGGAGGCGCTGCCGCTCGCCGACGAGCGCGCTGTGATCCTTTACGACCAGCTCGATTCGGGGCGTTCGGACCTGCCGAACAACCCCGTCAACTGGCGAATCTCCCGCTTCGTCGATGAGTTGGACGCGATCCGCCACGCGTTTGGCGTCAC
Protein-coding sequences here:
- a CDS encoding Lrp/AsnC family transcriptional regulator, translated to MTGRIVKNDEIDVFDARIIEALREDGRMSVTELARRVGLSKTPCQVRLRRLLDDGYIRGFRAMIDPAKLGLDHVAFAEVKLSDTREAALDEFRRAVLKIPEVEECHMIASSFDYLLKVRTADIRRYRIVLGERISSLPHVASTSTFVAMETIRDATM
- a CDS encoding TIGR02300 family protein → MIKPEWGTKRTCPKCATRFYDLEKDDPVTCIACGYAWEPEPILKSKQPLPFEAAKTNTGPADSDLAGGSDEDEDLDTGEDEEVSADDEVDLGGDDDLGVETSSDDEEN